cccgctccctctctctctctttccctctctctcttctctctccccctctgcctCGTATCTCCcgctctctccccccctttctccctcctctctcccttcctccctctctccactATACGAAGTGCTTCAGCGCTCTGCCCACTCACAGCTCACAGCAGCAGTAGCTGACGTCGCTTCACTTTCCTGGAACGAGCCCCCAGCAGCTACATGTAAATTTGAATCAGCGAATGAGATGCGCGCTGACGTCAGTCGCCGGTCACGCTCTGATTATATGCCGTCCTTCTGCAATTCCAGCACATCACAGACTTAATCATCAGCGTGTTACATGATATGAGGGGCAGAGTGCTACTGGCATTAAGCAAACAATGAACAGAAGAAGCCGTAGATAAGAACGGCTCCAACTGTCGATGACTTTTCAATTCTTTACCAGGGTTACTCACACCTTTTGATTAAAATAGAAAAGATGAAATTTCTCAGACTTGatccatttattatttattttcttcaattaAATAGGAATATAAATGGTAACTGtaagcttgtatatttcttttctggTCTTCGGACTGCTCAAAGCTCCTGCAGGTCACActtaacacattcacacactgatggcagaggttgctatgtaaagtgaccatcagtaatAATTAATCCCATTCTTACACCGttgacgaagcagtgggagtaaattggggttaagtgtcttgcccaaggacacatcagacatgttgctgcaggagctgggaatcaaactCCCAACTTTCCtggtgggggaaaaaagcatctcaaccactgatccacagccgcctcCATTCATTGACTTCCAGGTTGCATAGTAAACTAACTTTTTAGAAACAATTTCATTGGGTCTGTtacccctctctctttctctccgtcCCTCTCTGCAGCATGTTCAGGATGTCTCCTGGCAATCAGTGTACGCATGATATTTCTTTAATGTGACCGACATGTTGTTTGGCGTCTCCTCAGGCACTGCGGGTGACATGACTGCCTGCCAGCTGCGTAACCCCAGCTCCAGCCTCCCTCAGGGGGTCGCAGGAGCCGGCGCTCACAGCTCCCAGAAACCTAAAGCGGAAGCCTTACAGAAGAGGGAGCTCCGCTTGATGAAGAACAGGTAGACAGGAATGTTCACACCTTTCAGCTGCTGAGGATACACAACACCTACCTGCAGATAATCTCAGTTTATACAAGCTTCAGTAGATGTACTGGACTGATGTGCATGGAGGCTTGTATTTACATAAAAGGATTGGAGGTTTTTAAAACAGCTATGCAAAATTTCAGAAACCACTCTTATGACTCTATTATTCAGAGAGTTATTTGAGAGGATTGGTACCTCTCGTGTTCGTGCATACTGTAGTTATGAGGCCATAGCTAGTTTCCAATTAGCTTAGCTGCCATATTGCTTCAGACAAAAGTAAAATTATAGCTACAGATTCTTCTTTGCAGGCAAACATATCTGATTAAAGTATGCCACCTCTGCTTTTAATTAGAGGTCGGACAGTGTATAGTCAGAATGtgggagagagtgtggggaaaggagccgcaggtcagaATTGAACCCGGTCCACCCGCTCGGAGGATTACAGCCTCTAAACATGGGGCGTGCGTGCTACACACATGGCTACCAGCCTTTCCTGacgaaagattttcaacttgagcgctcagagcggccgcacaaaaaaggcagagcactgcgctttttctccaggcggccgctttctgctgcgaatGCTCTctgctcattgaaaacaatttgaaaaaagttgctggtgttgaaaaaacaaacactaggTGGACATGTGGCCTTAGACACTTTAATATGTAAACAGAAATAGGGCCTCAgtttaaaatacagtttttttcctttaatcaGATTTGCGGATGTGATTTATTGTCCTCACACACATCAATCTGTCTCTCTTGGACACATGCACTGTGAAGTCTGTCTGCTCTGCAACACACTAACACCTTACAAACACAGAATGACGATGGGTGACGATAACTGCCTGCATGCAATCATGAGATCCTCAAGCCTGTTATCATACCACCACATGATTCTTCTCCGTCCAGTGATTTGGGTTTTTAGCTGCTAATTCCCAGCTTGTCTGCCTCGATATGATCTGCTCCGTAATGCCGGCTGGTTCgagtgctgtgtgtttgtgaatgtgctgTCTGTGTAAAGActtcttgttgtgtttgctgTCAACAGCCGTGTGTCACTGCTGGCACTGACTCctacttttcttgtttttgcatGCTCCCTGTCCTCCCACATCACGATTTTACTACCATCAATTATCAGTCAATCCTCCTGgatgtgttgctttgttttgattgtttgtcccccccccctgacCCAAAGGTATCTCATTTCACAAACATAATCATCATTCTCCAAACAATGCGTTCCCACATGACCTCACaaacctcttttctttcttgagCTGCGAAACCTCCTTTCTACCTCTCCGTAAACTGATTCATGCATTGAATGAGTTCTCTGTTGTATCTGGGACTAAAGCCAGGATGTGAGAGGCTTCTTTCTTCATGgttactgttgttgttgcttccAGGGAAGCCGCCCGGGAGTGTCGGAGAAAGAAGAAGGAATATGTCAAATGCCTTGAAAATCGCGTGGCTGTGCTCGAAAATCAAAACAAGACTCTGATTGAGGAGCTTAGAGCCCTAAAAAACGTCTATCGACACAAAGCCGAGTGATCCCTCTCACTAGAGGGGGAGCATATGGACTGTGTTTGGGGGTTGTCTTCTTGAGGACTCTTTTTcttgacacacacaaaaccctCCTTGTTCGTGCTGTTAAATGTGTTTCCACGGTGACGTTAGTGTTTCTTGCTGTGAATGATTCCTGCCCCACCACCAGCAAAAACATGAACCTTGTTTCAGGTCAGGGTTATTATCAGTGGGTGTCCTTTTCATCAGGAAGGCTGCCAGTGAATCCAGGATTAGGAAGAAGGAATATATGCACTACCTGGAGGACCGCCTCGCTGCACTGGAGATGGAGAACGCCACGCTGAAGGCACGGCTGCAGCTCTCCAACGACACCTGCCCGGATGAGTGAGGAAGGCTCCACCCACAACCGCTTTAACTGCACTTCTT
This is a stretch of genomic DNA from Labrus bergylta chromosome 20, fLabBer1.1, whole genome shotgun sequence. It encodes these proteins:
- the LOC109981985 gene encoding cAMP-responsive element modulator-like isoform X2, whose amino-acid sequence is MAVTGDETETGTAGDMTACQLRNPSSSLPQGVAGAGAHSSQKPKAEALQKRELRLMKNRKAASESRIRKKEYMHYLEDRLAALEMENATLKARLQLSNDTCPDE
- the LOC109981985 gene encoding cAMP-responsive element modulator-like isoform X1, whose amino-acid sequence is MAVTGDETETGTAGDMTACQLRNPSSSLPQGVAGAGAHSSQKPKAEALQKRELRLMKNREAARECRRKKKEYVKCLENRVAVLENQNKTLIEELRALKNVYRHKAE